The following coding sequences are from one Salvia hispanica cultivar TCC Black 2014 chromosome 3, UniMelb_Shisp_WGS_1.0, whole genome shotgun sequence window:
- the LOC125208922 gene encoding inorganic pyrophosphatase TTM2-like isoform X2, giving the protein MPSIAVISMDNYNDASRIIDGNFDDPRLTDYDTLLKNIHDLKEGKPADVPIYDFKSSSRTGYRTVEVPSSRIVIIEGIYALSEKLRPFLDLRVSVTGGVHFDLVKRVLRDIQRAGQEPEEIIHQISETVYPMYKAFIEPDLRTAHIKIINKFNPFAGFQSPTYILKSTKNVTEEEIKAVMSKDHTESTEQTYDIYLLPPGEDPEICQSYLRMRNKDGMYNLMFEEWVTDSPFVISPRITFEVSVRLLGGLMALGYTIAAILKRSSHVFCDERVCIKIDWLEQLNRHYLQVQGRDRLIVKCVADQLGLDGSYVPRTYIEQIQLEKLVNEVMTMPDDLRTKLSLDEDYASSPKEAFSRASAERAAASTKHLRSGLSHSYSSNREKNLTKIDRRFEDRTADSQATLTNQGAAAQLSEQISTLNDRMNDFTSRVEELNSKLISKKGSPSSQNIAQAEFPNGSAPTSYFISGLENGSLTGSMMPNSLSSSHLSKDVSFLDELTSIARGQRQVIIQLESLSSLLRENLGERSGRDRRRNRGEITGNSSSRVIAILASVAVGGLGICLFKGLSSRN; this is encoded by the exons ATGCCAAGCATTGCTGTCATTTCAATGGACAACTACAATGATGCAAGTCGAATTATAGATGGAAACTTTGATG ATCCACGCTTGACAGACTATGACACTTTGCTGAAAAACATTCATGACCTCAAGGAAGGGAAGCCAGCTGATGTCCCAATATATGATTTCAAGTCCAGCTCTCGCACGGGATACAG GACAGTTGAAGTTCCAAGTTCTCGCATTGTGATTATAGAGGGCATCTATGCTTTAAGTGAAAAACTTCGTCCTTTTCTGGATCTCCGGGTGTCTGTGACTGGTGGTGTTCACTTTGACCTTGTTAAAAGAGTTTTACGAGACATTCAACGTGCTGGACAGGAACCAGAAGAAATAATACACCAAATATCTGAAACA GTGTATCCAATGTATAAGGCATTTATTGAGCCTGACCTGCGCACTGCccatataaaaattatcaacaaatttaaCCCATTTGCTGGATTCCAGTCTCCTACTTATATTCTCAAG TCTACAAAAAATGTGACTGAGGAGGAAATCAAAGCTGTCATGTCCAAAGATCATACAGAAAGCACTGAACAGACATACGACATATATCTTTTGCCTCCTGGTGAAGATCCAGAGATCTGCCAATCTTACCTGAGGATGCGCAATAAAGATGGAATGTATAATCTCATGTTTGAG gaatGGGTCACTGACTCTCCATTTGTCATATCGCCAAGAATAACATTTGAAGTTAGTGTCCGGCTCCTCGGTGGATTAATGGCTTTGGGATACACAATAGCTGCCATTCTCAAACGAAGTAGCCATGTCTTTTGTGACGAAAGGGTCTGTATAAAGATCGATTGGTTGGAGCAGTTAAATCGTCATTATCTTCAG GTACAAGGTAGAGACCGCCTTATAGTAAAATGTGTGGCTGATCAGCTTGGGTTGGATGGTTCATACGTTCCAAGAACATATATCGAACAAATACAGTTGGAGAAACTCGTAAACGAAGTTATG ACAATGCCAGATGATTTGAGGACCAAGCTGAGCTTAGATGAGGACTACGCCTCGAGCCCAAAAGAAGCGTTTTCTCGAGCCTCAGCAGAAAGGGCAGCAGCAAGTACGAAACATCTTAGGAG TGGCTTGTCGCATTCATATTCATCAAACAGGGAGAAAAACCTAACCAAGATTGACAGAAGATTCGAGGATAGGACAGCGGACTCACAAGCGACGTTAACCAATCAG GGGGCTGCAGCACAGCTTTCAGAACAGATATCTACCCTTAACGACCGTATGAATGATTTCACATCTCGTGTTGAAGAGCTAAATTCCAAGTTGATTAGCAAGAAAGGTTCACCCAGTTCGCAAAACATAGCACAAGCTGAGTTCCCTAATGGTTCAGCTCCGACTTCTTACTTCATTTCCGGGCTAGAGAATGGATCCCTAACTGGATCCATGATGCCTAATTCTTTGTCCTCGTCTCATTTATCAAAAGACGTGTCGTTTCTTGACGAG CTAACAAGTATAGCACGAGGCCAACGCCAAGTAATCATTCAGCTAGAGAGCCTCAGCAGTCTTCTCCGTGAAAATCTGGGGGAGAGATCGGGTCGTGACAGAAGGCGCAACAGAGGTGAGATTACAGGTAACAGTTCGAGTAGGGTTATCGCGATTTTGGCTTCAGTGGCAGTTGGTGGTCTGGGAATATGTTTGTTCAAGGGCCTTTCGTCGCGGAATTga
- the LOC125210803 gene encoding uncharacterized protein LOC125210803 has product MYVTRPLSLLLKSAESVSAAPDGPNSGFLVIQDDESVTYCCFGLCKNRSLNQLPFPQDKELIVQYTTTTNGQFAQSSHDPLFLIPALNHPLSSNRYYAIVPHQKRIGEAFTCSREEDKVSCCFCRCVNDVKPRPLDPRNEYQQFQIAPYNAFCCCKGQFVAKSVASDGFPPDFLRRKGWTIYTKTPHTFMLDEAPGLDAGLRASPLELDSSRVVGKWYTPFVFVKDGSLRDQVKQSMYYEVTLEQRWEQIFKIGNKGIDSVVIDATVEREEVFVGGMSRAVRIKGSAGDGVIWFRGGGGGVGLRVELVERMKWEEERGGWVGGEETQVKIHKVEEMGGGGGGDWTEFVCYVLVERFKVRRMDGSVVISCDFKHWHKLKTNYW; this is encoded by the exons ATGTACGTGACAAGGCCTCTGTCCTTGCTTCTAAAATCAGCAGAAAGTGTTTCAGCAGCACCCGATGGTCCAAACAGTGGATTCCTAGTCATCCAAGACGACGAATCTGTGACATACTGTTGTTTCGGGCTGTGCAAGAATCGCAGCCTCAATCAGCTGCCTTTCCCCCAAGACAAGGAGCTCATCGTTCAAtacaccaccaccaccaacgGCCAATTCGCTCAATCATCCCACGATCCACTATTCCTCATTCCTGCTCTCAACCACCCCCTGTCTTCCAATCGCTACTACGCCATCGTTCCCCATCAAAAACGCATAGG AGAGGCGTTCACCTGCTCGAGAGAAGAAGATAAGGTGAGTTGCTGTTTCTGCCGCTGCGTCAATGACGTGAAGCCGAGGCCGTTGGATCCGCGCAACGAGTACCAGCAGTTTCAGATTGCTCCATACAACGCCTTTTGCTGCTGCAAGGGCCAGTTCGTGGCGAAGTCGGTTGCATCGGATGGTTTCCCTCCTGACTTCCTGCGGAGGAAGGGCTGGACCATCTACACCAAGACGCCGCACACCTTCATGCTTGACGAAGCACCGGGCCTTGATGCTGGCCTCCGTGCTAGTCCGCTTGAGTTGGACTCGTCGAGAGTGGTTGGGAAATGGTACACTCCCTTCGTGTTTGTCAAGGATGGGTCGCTGAGGGATCAAGTGAAGCAATCCATGTATTATGAAGTTACGTTGGAGCAGAGATGGGAGCAGATTTTTAAGATTGGTAATAAGGGGATTGATTCGGTGGTGATCGATGCTACGGTTGAGAGGGAGGAGGTGTTTGTTGGTGGGATGAGCAGAGCTGTGCGGATCAAGGGAAGCGCGGGTGATGGGGTGATCTGGTTTAGgggtggtggaggaggagtGGGGTTGAGAGTGGAGTTGGTGGAGAGGATGAAATGGGAGGAGGAGAGAGGAGGTTGGGTGGGAGGGGAGGAGACACAAGTGAAGATTCATAAGGTGGAGGAAatgggaggaggaggaggtggtgATTGGACTGAGTTTGTATGTTATGTGCTGGTAGAGAGGTTCAAAGTGAGGAGAATGGATGGGAGTGTGGTCATTTCTTGTGATTTTAAGCATTGGCATAAGTTGAAGACTAATTATTGGTGA
- the LOC125210869 gene encoding F-box/kelch-repeat protein At3g23880-like isoform X2, with protein MEGKQICSDSSANNQLKKTKATTHLQSQTPSLGEIVDLPEEIIQDILLRLPVKSLLKSRIIFTLLNPTYTLKQCSVDSLMREPLVVAPNVDFPNQTPHSTVWVVGSCNGIICLAIDEDDVFLWNPATRKSRQLPSAVVEMKPGFYYSWGFGYCESEGDYKVVGLFCDYDDGGLRESVVKIYSLRADSWKRIGDFSFGVPYDDTGKFAGGKLHFAASKGMDFGSSWNIVSLDLESEAYGIVEQPIYGEGFSDFSLELLGGCLSILYVYEMKRTDLWVLKEEEESWTRVASIPYSSGLGNYVYSNPLLIMPNGEILLVFSGSFLVYNPKDDSFRWPDVERFIEADIYFESLVPL; from the exons ATGGAAGGCAAACAAATTTGTTCAGATTCATCCGCAAACAATCAATTGAAGAAAACCAAAGCCACTACCCACCTTCAATCTCAAACTCCCTCCCTCGGAGAAATCGTGGATCTCCCTGAAGAAATCATCCAAGATATCCTCCTAAGGCTCCCCGTCAAATCCCTCTTGAAATCCAG AATCATATTCACTCTTTTAAACCCTACCTATACCCTCAAGCAATGCTCCGTGGATTCGTTGATGCGCGAGCCTCTGGTCGTCGCACCCAACGTTGACTTCCCTAACCAAACCCCGCATAGCACCGTTTGGGTCGTGGGCTCTTGCAATGGTATAATTTGCCTCGCCATTGATGAAGACGACGTCTTTCTGTGGAACCCAGCTACGAGGAAATCGAGGCAGCTCCCTTCTGCAGTCGTGGAGATGAAGCCTGGGTTTTACTACAGTTGGGGGTTTGGTTATTGCGAATCCGAGGGTGATTACAAGGTTGTGGGATTGTTCTGTGATTATGATGATGGAGGTCTGCGGGAGTCGGTTGTGAAGATTTACAGTTTGAGGGCTGATTCTTGGAAGAGAATTGGGGATTTCAGCTTTGGTGTTCCCTACGATGATACGGGGAAGTTTGCGGGTGGGAAGCTTCACTTTGCTGCGAGCAAGGGGATGGATTTCGGTTCTAGTTGGAACATTGTTTCTCTTGATTTGGAGAGCGAGGCGTATGGCATTGTGGAGCAACCGATTTATGGAGAGGGTTTCTCTGATTTCTCTCTGGAGTTGCTTGGAGGTTGTCTTAGCATTCTCTACGTTTATGAGATGAAACGGACGGATTTGTGGGTTCtcaaggaggaggaggagtcgTGGACTAGGGTGGCTTCGATTCCTTACTCTTCCGGTCTGGGGAACTATGTTTACTCGAACCCTTTGCTGATCATGCCGAATGGTGAGATCTTGTTGGTGTTTAGTGGGAGCTTTCTAGTGTACAATCCAAAAGATGATTCTTTCAGGTGGCCCGATGTGGAGAGGTTCATCGAAGCAGACATCTATTTTGAAAGCTTGGTTCCACTTTGA
- the LOC125210322 gene encoding uncharacterized protein LOC125210322 codes for MVITFSTKLRLRRSTYPREALSKTKRMLCKNRSLNQLPFPQDKELIIGYTTSDGESTHSSYDPVFLIPALNHPLSSNRYYAIVPHRKRIGEALTCSKEEDKVTCCFCRCVNDVKPRPLDPRNEYQQFHIAPYDAACSSKGQFVAKSVVSDGFPPYFLRRKGWSIYTKTPHTFTLSEARGLDAGLRASLPELDSSRVVGKWYAPFVFVKDGSLRDQVKQSMYYEVVLEQRWEQVFKIGNKGIDSVVIDATVEKEEVFVGGIRKAVWNGKSAVDGVIWFRVEDGGGEGVGLRVELVERMKWEEERGGWMGGEEKQVKIHKVEELGGGVGDWNEFGCYVLVERFNVRRMDGSVVISCDFKHSHQLKTKCW; via the exons ATGGTCATAACTTTCTCTACaaaactccgattgagacgcTCAacatacccacgcgaagctctttcgaagacgaagagaatg CTGTGCAAGAATCGCAGCCTCAATCAGCTGCCTTTCCCTCAAGACAAGGAGCTCATCATTGGATACACCACCAGCGACGGCGAATCCACTCATTCATCATACGATCCAGTATTCTTGATTCCTGCTCTCAACCACCCCTTGTCTTCCAATCGCTACTACGCCATCGTTCCCCATCGAAAACGCATAGG AGAAGCATTGACCTGCtcgaaagaagaagataaggTGACTTGCTGCTTCTGCCGCTGCGTCAATGACGTCAAGCCGAGACCGTTGGATCCGCGCAATGAGTACCAGCAGTTCCATATTGCTCCATACGACGCCGCTTGCAGCTCTAAGGGCCAGTTCGTGGCCAAGTCCGTTGTATCGGATGGTTTCCCTCCTTACTTCCTGCGAAGAAAAGGTTGGAGCATCTACACCAAAACGCCGCACACCTTCACACTGAGCGAGGCACGGGGCCTGGATGCCGGGCTCCGTGCTAGTCTGCCTGAGTTGGACTCATCGAGAGTAGTTGGGAAATGGTACGCTCCCTTCGTGTTTGTCAAGGATGGGTCGTTGAGGGATCAAGTGAAGCAATCCATGTATTATGAAGTTGTATTGGAGCAGAGATGGGAGCAGGTTTTTAAGATTGGTAATAAGGGGATTGATTCGGTGGTGATCGATGCTACGGTTGAAAAGGAGGAGGTGTTTGTTGGTGGGATCAGAAAAGCTGTGTGGAATGGGAAAAGCGCGGTGGATGGAGTGATTTGGTTTAGGGTTGAAGACGGCGGAGGAGAAGGAGTGGGGTTGAGAGTGGAGTTGGTGGAGAGGATGAAATGGGAGGAGGAGAGAGGAGGGTGGATGGGAGGGGAGGAGAAACAAGTGAAGATTCATAAGGTGGAGGAATTGGGAGGAGGAGTTGGTGATTGGAATGAGTTTGGATGTTATGTTTTGGTGGAGAGGTTCAATGTGAGGAGAATGGATGGGAGTGTGGTCATTTCTTGTGATTTTAAGCATTCCCATCAGTTGAAGACTAAGTGTTGGTGA
- the LOC125210869 gene encoding F-box/kelch-repeat protein At3g23880-like isoform X1 — MEGKQICSDSSANNQLKKTKATTHLQSQTPSLGEIVDLPEEIIQDILLRLPVKSLLKSRCVSKSWNSLISSSRFVKSHLKHSAENANFANHRIIFTLLNPTYTLKQCSVDSLMREPLVVAPNVDFPNQTPHSTVWVVGSCNGIICLAIDEDDVFLWNPATRKSRQLPSAVVEMKPGFYYSWGFGYCESEGDYKVVGLFCDYDDGGLRESVVKIYSLRADSWKRIGDFSFGVPYDDTGKFAGGKLHFAASKGMDFGSSWNIVSLDLESEAYGIVEQPIYGEGFSDFSLELLGGCLSILYVYEMKRTDLWVLKEEEESWTRVASIPYSSGLGNYVYSNPLLIMPNGEILLVFSGSFLVYNPKDDSFRWPDVERFIEADIYFESLVPL, encoded by the coding sequence ATGGAAGGCAAACAAATTTGTTCAGATTCATCCGCAAACAATCAATTGAAGAAAACCAAAGCCACTACCCACCTTCAATCTCAAACTCCCTCCCTCGGAGAAATCGTGGATCTCCCTGAAGAAATCATCCAAGATATCCTCCTAAGGCTCCCCGTCAAATCCCTCTTGAAATCCAGGTGCGTTTCCAAATCGTGGAATTCCTTGATTTCCAGTTCCCGATTCGTCAAATCTCATCTCAAACACTCGGCGGAAAACGCGAATTTCGCCAATCACAGAATCATATTCACTCTTTTAAACCCTACCTATACCCTCAAGCAATGCTCCGTGGATTCGTTGATGCGCGAGCCTCTGGTCGTCGCACCCAACGTTGACTTCCCTAACCAAACCCCGCATAGCACCGTTTGGGTCGTGGGCTCTTGCAATGGTATAATTTGCCTCGCCATTGATGAAGACGACGTCTTTCTGTGGAACCCAGCTACGAGGAAATCGAGGCAGCTCCCTTCTGCAGTCGTGGAGATGAAGCCTGGGTTTTACTACAGTTGGGGGTTTGGTTATTGCGAATCCGAGGGTGATTACAAGGTTGTGGGATTGTTCTGTGATTATGATGATGGAGGTCTGCGGGAGTCGGTTGTGAAGATTTACAGTTTGAGGGCTGATTCTTGGAAGAGAATTGGGGATTTCAGCTTTGGTGTTCCCTACGATGATACGGGGAAGTTTGCGGGTGGGAAGCTTCACTTTGCTGCGAGCAAGGGGATGGATTTCGGTTCTAGTTGGAACATTGTTTCTCTTGATTTGGAGAGCGAGGCGTATGGCATTGTGGAGCAACCGATTTATGGAGAGGGTTTCTCTGATTTCTCTCTGGAGTTGCTTGGAGGTTGTCTTAGCATTCTCTACGTTTATGAGATGAAACGGACGGATTTGTGGGTTCtcaaggaggaggaggagtcgTGGACTAGGGTGGCTTCGATTCCTTACTCTTCCGGTCTGGGGAACTATGTTTACTCGAACCCTTTGCTGATCATGCCGAATGGTGAGATCTTGTTGGTGTTTAGTGGGAGCTTTCTAGTGTACAATCCAAAAGATGATTCTTTCAGGTGGCCCGATGTGGAGAGGTTCATCGAAGCAGACATCTATTTTGAAAGCTTGGTTCCACTTTGA
- the LOC125208922 gene encoding inorganic pyrophosphatase TTM2-like isoform X1 — protein MGKDEFAHRKHGLLKNQVRIVKRNDSDRYEVAPIPDNLSFEKGFFAVVRACQLLAQKNEGLILIGVAGPSGAGKTVFTEKILNFMPSIAVISMDNYNDASRIIDGNFDDPRLTDYDTLLKNIHDLKEGKPADVPIYDFKSSSRTGYRTVEVPSSRIVIIEGIYALSEKLRPFLDLRVSVTGGVHFDLVKRVLRDIQRAGQEPEEIIHQISETVYPMYKAFIEPDLRTAHIKIINKFNPFAGFQSPTYILKSTKNVTEEEIKAVMSKDHTESTEQTYDIYLLPPGEDPEICQSYLRMRNKDGMYNLMFEEWVTDSPFVISPRITFEVSVRLLGGLMALGYTIAAILKRSSHVFCDERVCIKIDWLEQLNRHYLQVQGRDRLIVKCVADQLGLDGSYVPRTYIEQIQLEKLVNEVMTMPDDLRTKLSLDEDYASSPKEAFSRASAERAAASTKHLRSGLSHSYSSNREKNLTKIDRRFEDRTADSQATLTNQGAAAQLSEQISTLNDRMNDFTSRVEELNSKLISKKGSPSSQNIAQAEFPNGSAPTSYFISGLENGSLTGSMMPNSLSSSHLSKDVSFLDELTSIARGQRQVIIQLESLSSLLRENLGERSGRDRRRNRGEITGNSSSRVIAILASVAVGGLGICLFKGLSSRN, from the exons ATGGGTAAAGATGAATTTGCTCATCGGAAACATGGGctcttgaaaaatcaagtTCGGATAGTTAAGAGGAATGACTCAGACCGCTATGAGGTTGCTCCAATTCCTGATAATTTGTCTTTTGAGAAAGGGTTCTTCGCCGTAGTTCGTGCTTGCCAGTTATTGGcacaaaaaaatgaaggaCTCATATTAATAGGAGTAGCTGGTCCCTCTGGAGCTGGGAAGACTGTGTTCACAGAGAAGATACTTAACTTTATGCCAAGCATTGCTGTCATTTCAATGGACAACTACAATGATGCAAGTCGAATTATAGATGGAAACTTTGATG ATCCACGCTTGACAGACTATGACACTTTGCTGAAAAACATTCATGACCTCAAGGAAGGGAAGCCAGCTGATGTCCCAATATATGATTTCAAGTCCAGCTCTCGCACGGGATACAG GACAGTTGAAGTTCCAAGTTCTCGCATTGTGATTATAGAGGGCATCTATGCTTTAAGTGAAAAACTTCGTCCTTTTCTGGATCTCCGGGTGTCTGTGACTGGTGGTGTTCACTTTGACCTTGTTAAAAGAGTTTTACGAGACATTCAACGTGCTGGACAGGAACCAGAAGAAATAATACACCAAATATCTGAAACA GTGTATCCAATGTATAAGGCATTTATTGAGCCTGACCTGCGCACTGCccatataaaaattatcaacaaatttaaCCCATTTGCTGGATTCCAGTCTCCTACTTATATTCTCAAG TCTACAAAAAATGTGACTGAGGAGGAAATCAAAGCTGTCATGTCCAAAGATCATACAGAAAGCACTGAACAGACATACGACATATATCTTTTGCCTCCTGGTGAAGATCCAGAGATCTGCCAATCTTACCTGAGGATGCGCAATAAAGATGGAATGTATAATCTCATGTTTGAG gaatGGGTCACTGACTCTCCATTTGTCATATCGCCAAGAATAACATTTGAAGTTAGTGTCCGGCTCCTCGGTGGATTAATGGCTTTGGGATACACAATAGCTGCCATTCTCAAACGAAGTAGCCATGTCTTTTGTGACGAAAGGGTCTGTATAAAGATCGATTGGTTGGAGCAGTTAAATCGTCATTATCTTCAG GTACAAGGTAGAGACCGCCTTATAGTAAAATGTGTGGCTGATCAGCTTGGGTTGGATGGTTCATACGTTCCAAGAACATATATCGAACAAATACAGTTGGAGAAACTCGTAAACGAAGTTATG ACAATGCCAGATGATTTGAGGACCAAGCTGAGCTTAGATGAGGACTACGCCTCGAGCCCAAAAGAAGCGTTTTCTCGAGCCTCAGCAGAAAGGGCAGCAGCAAGTACGAAACATCTTAGGAG TGGCTTGTCGCATTCATATTCATCAAACAGGGAGAAAAACCTAACCAAGATTGACAGAAGATTCGAGGATAGGACAGCGGACTCACAAGCGACGTTAACCAATCAG GGGGCTGCAGCACAGCTTTCAGAACAGATATCTACCCTTAACGACCGTATGAATGATTTCACATCTCGTGTTGAAGAGCTAAATTCCAAGTTGATTAGCAAGAAAGGTTCACCCAGTTCGCAAAACATAGCACAAGCTGAGTTCCCTAATGGTTCAGCTCCGACTTCTTACTTCATTTCCGGGCTAGAGAATGGATCCCTAACTGGATCCATGATGCCTAATTCTTTGTCCTCGTCTCATTTATCAAAAGACGTGTCGTTTCTTGACGAG CTAACAAGTATAGCACGAGGCCAACGCCAAGTAATCATTCAGCTAGAGAGCCTCAGCAGTCTTCTCCGTGAAAATCTGGGGGAGAGATCGGGTCGTGACAGAAGGCGCAACAGAGGTGAGATTACAGGTAACAGTTCGAGTAGGGTTATCGCGATTTTGGCTTCAGTGGCAGTTGGTGGTCTGGGAATATGTTTGTTCAAGGGCCTTTCGTCGCGGAATTga
- the LOC125212765 gene encoding uncharacterized protein LOC125212765 — translation MYVTRPLSQLLKSPESVSAAVDGPNSGFLVIQDEESLRYSFFGLFKNHSLKQLPFPQDKELIVQYTTTTTTNTTTSDLIGQSTQSSHDPIFLIPSLNRPLSSNRYYAIVPHGKRIGEALTCSREEDKVSCCFCRWVTDVKPRPLDPRNVYQQFHIAPYNAFGSSKGEFLAKSVVSDGFPPDFLRRKGWTIATKTPNTFTLGEARGLDARLRASLLELDSSRVVGKWYTPFVFVKDGSLRDQVKQSMYYEVILLQRWEPIFKIGRDPNNKGINSVVIDATVEKEEVFVGGIGKAVWNGKSAVDGVVWFRVEGSRGEGVGLRVELVERMKWEEERGGWMGGEEKQVKIHKVEELGGGVGDWNEFGCYVLVERFNVRRMDGSVVISCDFKHSHKLKTKWA, via the exons ATGTATGTGACAAGGCCTCTGTCCCAGCTGCTCAAATCACCAGAAAGCGTATCAGCAGCAGTCGATGGTCCGAACAGCGGATTCCTAGTCATCCAAGACGAGGAATCTTTAAGATACTCCTTTTTCGGGCTGTTCAAAAATCACAGCCTCAAACAGCTGCCTTTCCCTCAAGACAAGGAGCTCATCGTTCAAtacaccaccaccaccaccaccaacacCACAACCAGCGACCTCATCGGCCAATCCACTCAATCATCTCACGATCCAATATTCTTGATCCCTTCCCTCAACCGCCCCTTGTCGTCCAATCGCTACTACGCCATTGTTCCCCATGGAAAACGCATAGG AGAAGCGTTGACCTGCTCGAGAGAAGAAGATAAGGTGAGTTGCTGCTTCTGCCGCTGGGTCACTGACGTGAAGCCGAGGCCGTTGGATCCGCGCAACGTGTATCAGCAGTTCCATATTGCTCCATACAACGCCTTTGGCAGCTCCAAGGGCGAGTTCCTGGCCAAGTCAGTTGTGTCGGATGGTTTCCCTCCTGACTTCCTGCGGAGGAAGGGCTGGACCATCGCAACCAAGACACCGAACACCTTCACACTGGGTGAAGCACGAGGCCTTGATGCCAGGCTCCGTGCTAGTCTGCTTGAGTTGGACTCATCGAGAGTGGTTGGGAAATGGTACACTCCCTTCGTGTTTGTCAAGGATGGGTCGTTGAGAGATCAAGTGAAGCAATCCATGTATTATGAGGTTATACTGCTGCAGAGATGGGAGCCGATTTTCAAGATTGGCCGCGATCCTAATAATAAGGGGATTAATTCAGTAGTGATTGATGCTACGGTTGAAAAGGAGGAGGTGTTTGTTGGTGGGATCGGCAAAGCTGTGTGGAATGGGAAAAGCGCGGTGGACGGAGTGGTTTGGTTTAGGGTTGAAGGCAGCAGAGGAGAAGGAGTGGGATTGAGAGTGGAGTTGGTGGAGAGGATGAAATGGGAGGAGGAGAGAGGAGGGTGGATGGGAGGGGAGGAGAAACAAGTGAAGATTCATAAGGTGGAGGAATTGGGAGGAGGAGTTGGTGATTGGAATGAGTTTGGATGTTATGTTTTGGTGGAGAGGTTCAATGTGAGGAGAATGGATGGGAGTGTGGTCATTTCTTGTGATTTTAAACATTCTCATAAGCTGAAGACTAAGTGGGCGTAG